Genomic segment of Motacilla alba alba isolate MOTALB_02 chromosome 26, Motacilla_alba_V1.0_pri, whole genome shotgun sequence:
CTCACAGGGAATTGGGGAAGGGGACTGGATCCTTCAGGGAATTGGGGAAGGGGACTGGATCTCACAGGGAATTGGGGAAGGGGACTGGATCCTTCAGGGAATTGGGGAATGGGACTGGATCCTGCAGGGAATTGGGGAAGGGGACTGGATCCTACAGGGAATTGGGGAAGGGGACTGGATCCCACAGCGccatggggctgctgctggctgtaaCCAGGGACAGCAGTGCTCATCTCAGGACTCATTAAATGCTGCTGATCCTGCTCCCCCTAACAGCCCTTGCACCCTTCATCAGACTGAAACAGGAGAGGTTTTCTCCCCTCTCAAAACCCCAgcaggtccctctgcagagcccccaTAACCAGGAGTTTTGGTGACACCACGCTGCGCCATCATTTCACCTCACTGGgggctcctggcagctgtggcaaTGCCAAAAAAACGACATTTCTGGTGACAGATCccatctccttccccagctgagcacaccAGGTTCCAGCCAACCCAGTCCAGCACCTACCAGGTGATAGGGACCCCCTTCTCCATCCAGTACGGCACCGGGAGCCTGACGGGGATCATCGGATCCGACCAAGTAGCCGTGAGTGACCTTTGGGTTGCCCCGCTCTGCACAATGTGCCTGGGACTTGCCCATGGGCTCGGGCCCCCACAGAaccccctcctccctgcaggtcGAGGGTCTGGCCGTGAGCAACCAGCAGTTTGCAGAGAGCATCAGTGAGCCGGGAAAAGCCTTCCTGGATGCTGAGTTCGATGGGATCCTGGGCCTGGCTTATCCCTCCCTGGCCGTGGATGGGGTCACCCCTGTCTTCGACAACATGATGGCCCAAAATTTGGTGGAGCTGCCCATTTTCTCTGTCTACATGAGCTCGTATGACATGGCTTTGCTCCGGGATGTTGCTTGGAGTCTGGCATTGCTTtagggagcaggaggggctgcttAAATACAGATAATGAAGGGGGGGTTGGCACCAGATTGAGCATCGCAGAGCTCTGGCCTTGCAGCATGTGTGGGGAGAAAGTTGGGGTAAATTCATGCTAAATGGACAAAAATCCCTCGtgtcttcctcctccctgcaggaacCCTGACTCCCCCCAGGGAGGAGAGGTGCTTTTTGGGGGCTACGACACCTCCCGCTTCACGGGCACCCTGAACTGGGTGCCAGTCACCCAGCAGGGCTACTGGCAGATCCAGCTGGACAAGTGagtggtgctgggcagggaggaagggcagggcagggctgggctggcggAGCACGACaaatccctcctgctccttctcccctcTTCCAGCGTCCAGCTGGGTGGGACAGTGACCTTCTGTGCCAACGGCTGCCAGGCCATCGTGGACACCGGCACGTCGCTCATCGTGGGTCCCACCAAGGAGATCAAAAAACTGCAAAACCTCATTGGGGCTGTGTCTGTGGACGGAGAGGTGAGAGCCAGGGCGGGGACAGGAGGGAACAAAGCCTTGGGGAcccttccctgctggaagggaccccccTGGGCAGTCCCTGAGCCCCCGGCTCTGTTCCAGTACGCCGTGGAGTGCAGCAACCTCAGCGTGATGCCTGACCTGACCTTCACCATCAACGGGCTGCCCTACACGCTCAGCGCCCAGGCTTACACCCTCGTGGTATGGCTGTGCCTcccccaaccccaaatcccagctgctccagtggCAAAGGTGGCCCAGCCCCACGCCGGGAGCTGGCAGTGTGTCCCCAAGGGTGACAAACCCCGCCGGTTTCTGCTTTGCCACCGCTCCTGGGTGTTTGCATGTGCACGAGGCTCTCGGCTTCATCCCCAgctttccccttctcttcccccagGAGTATGCTGATGGCATGGCCTTCTGCACCAGCGGCTTCCAGGGCAGCGACATCCCCCCTCCCACAGGACCCCTCTGGATTTTGGGAGATGTTTTCATCCGTCAGTTCTACTCCGTCTTCGACCGTGGGAATAACGTGGTGGGGTTGGCCCCTGCTGTCCCTTAGGGCTGTGAcatccctggggcaggagaggaacGGGCCTTGGCAGGATGTCACCATGTCCTCCTTGGTGTCCCCAGGGGGATGAAGACACCCAGGGGTGCCGTGAAGAGTCCAGCAGAGGTTCAGTCCACACCAGGACACTGTGATGTAAAAATGTCTCGGGCAGCTCTGTGATCTGCTCTGCACATTCTCTCTTTTTGAATCCTGAGCCAATAAAAACTTCAATAAACCCAAACTTCTTACGcttctgtcagcagcagcccagcagaaatCCTGCACATCTCAAAGGTTTACGCTGGGGGTTAAATCCTCCTTGCCCatgtcctgctctcctccctggggGATccatggcactgccagggctgcactcccagcctgcctggagCTTCCCCGGGATTTCCACAGGGGCAGAAAGAAGGGGATGCTTTGCCCAGGTAGAGCAGGAATCcctggaggtggctgtggccatcccaggggcagggcaggggctgagggagcactgggaatgcacctttcctcagctggggctggtaAACAAGAAGGTAACAGGGAGACAGGAAAGACCCTGGGGCTCTTTCTGTGCCACGAAACTCCCGGAGCCACCGGTGATTTCTGGTGAATTTTGCTTTGATTCCCTTGGGGAACTCACAACAAACTGCTTGGTGGGTCCTTGAAGCTAAAAGGGCaaagctgctgagccctgggctgggctggctcgaagtgtgggggctgtggggggctgcagaggggctgcagaggggccaCTGGCCATGGGGTTCCCCGGGAGTCACCGTGGCACATGTGACTCACTGACGGAGAGTGACAACGCACGAGTGGCAGTGGCTCACGAGTGATGCACCCTGAGGCGGCGAGAAAGGGAAGCACAAAAAGgttatttggttatttttatcCAGGCCTTTG
This window contains:
- the CTSE gene encoding cathepsin E, producing the protein MRRLLLLAALCLALAGALRRVPLSRRRSLRKLLRERGQLSHLWRARAGPDASSEDCAAFSETNEPLINYLDMEYFGQISIGTPPQNFTVVFDTGSSNLWVPSIYCVSKACAEHTRFQPTQSSTYQVIGTPFSIQYGTGSLTGIIGSDQVAVEGLAVSNQQFAESISEPGKAFLDAEFDGILGLAYPSLAVDGVTPVFDNMMAQNLVELPIFSVYMSSNPDSPQGGEVLFGGYDTSRFTGTLNWVPVTQQGYWQIQLDNVQLGGTVTFCANGCQAIVDTGTSLIVGPTKEIKKLQNLIGAVSVDGEYAVECSNLSVMPDLTFTINGLPYTLSAQAYTLVEYADGMAFCTSGFQGSDIPPPTGPLWILGDVFIRQFYSVFDRGNNVVGLAPAVP